The Deltaproteobacteria bacterium HGW-Deltaproteobacteria-6 genome has a segment encoding these proteins:
- a CDS encoding NADH:flavin oxidoreductase, with protein sequence MMSTLKSILSPLKIRSLELPNRVVMPPMGSNLGNKDGTVSEENLAYLTRRAKGQPGLIITEITGVHPEGVVGPNQLGAYDDRFIPGLAKMAAAAHEEGCRIAMQIHHTGRESLYMLGKGKAMAPSPIPSIVFRGMPREMTLGDIQEIIACFGSAARRAREAGFDAVEIHGAHGYLLTQFLSALTNQRTDQYGGTTLKERSRFVLEVIAEVRRQVGADYPLSIRLSAQEFIKGGYSVEDMQTIIPDIVAAGADLIHASFGTHGSPGGITQAPGEYAPGFNVWLAKKIKDVTSAPVIAVGRFTDPSAADEAIARGDADLIAFGRQFLADPDFLIKAKAGRTADIRQCIACNQGCIEREMLGEGNIRCSINPETGQETIYPKGPAATPRNVWVAGSGPAGLIAASEACRLGHKVTLFEKKKTLGGQIRYAQVPPHKEIYGEWIDWQAGQVEKSKVTIKRETEVTEALLADGKPDFVIVATGGEKLVPPIAGIDKPFVCDAWQILDGRVAPGKNVVVIGGGLIGMEVADYLSEKGIQVTIVEMLKRSPVLKITSHGYMLHNRLRERKCRMIFGVEVKSIGDGCVECSMEGELSEISPVDQVVVAVGMKPVNALKDVLEKLGIPFAVVGDAGKPRRIIEATEEGARAAWDL encoded by the coding sequence ATGATGAGTACATTGAAAAGCATCTTATCGCCTCTCAAGATCAGATCTTTGGAACTTCCCAATCGGGTTGTCATGCCCCCTATGGGATCGAATCTGGGAAATAAGGATGGAACGGTAAGTGAAGAGAATCTGGCATACCTGACGCGCCGCGCCAAAGGGCAGCCCGGCCTGATTATCACGGAGATCACCGGTGTTCATCCCGAAGGCGTGGTCGGCCCAAACCAGCTTGGCGCCTACGACGACCGCTTTATTCCGGGGCTGGCGAAAATGGCGGCGGCGGCGCATGAAGAAGGCTGCAGGATTGCCATGCAGATTCATCATACCGGTCGCGAAAGCCTCTACATGCTGGGCAAGGGCAAAGCAATGGCGCCGTCGCCGATACCGAGTATTGTTTTCAGGGGCATGCCCAGGGAAATGACGCTTGGCGATATCCAGGAAATCATTGCCTGCTTCGGATCGGCCGCCCGCCGGGCGCGCGAAGCCGGGTTTGACGCCGTGGAAATCCATGGCGCTCACGGCTATCTTTTAACACAGTTTCTCTCCGCGCTGACCAACCAGCGGACCGATCAATACGGCGGAACAACGTTGAAGGAACGATCCCGTTTTGTTCTGGAAGTCATCGCGGAAGTCCGCAGACAGGTTGGCGCGGATTATCCCCTTTCCATCCGGCTGTCCGCGCAGGAATTTATCAAGGGCGGCTACAGCGTGGAAGATATGCAGACCATCATCCCGGATATCGTAGCGGCCGGCGCCGACCTGATCCATGCGTCTTTCGGCACACACGGCAGCCCCGGCGGCATCACCCAGGCGCCCGGTGAATACGCACCCGGCTTTAATGTCTGGCTGGCCAAAAAAATAAAAGATGTCACTTCCGCGCCGGTCATTGCCGTCGGCCGCTTTACCGATCCTTCGGCGGCGGACGAGGCCATCGCCCGCGGCGACGCCGATCTGATCGCTTTCGGACGGCAGTTTTTAGCCGACCCGGATTTTCTCATCAAAGCCAAAGCAGGACGGACGGCGGACATCCGCCAGTGCATTGCCTGCAACCAGGGATGCATTGAAAGAGAAATGCTTGGAGAAGGAAACATTCGCTGCTCCATCAATCCGGAAACAGGCCAGGAAACGATCTATCCCAAAGGCCCCGCAGCCACCCCCCGGAATGTTTGGGTTGCCGGTTCGGGCCCCGCGGGCCTAATTGCCGCCTCCGAGGCCTGCCGCCTCGGCCACAAGGTAACCCTTTTCGAAAAGAAAAAAACCCTCGGGGGTCAGATCCGTTATGCCCAGGTTCCCCCGCATAAGGAAATCTACGGCGAATGGATCGACTGGCAGGCAGGCCAGGTTGAAAAATCCAAAGTGACCATCAAGAGGGAGACGGAGGTCACGGAAGCGCTGCTTGCCGACGGTAAACCTGATTTTGTGATCGTGGCAACCGGCGGAGAAAAGCTTGTCCCGCCCATCGCGGGAATCGACAAACCTTTTGTCTGTGACGCGTGGCAGATCCTCGACGGCCGGGTGGCGCCCGGAAAAAATGTTGTCGTCATCGGCGGCGGATTGATCGGTATGGAAGTGGCGGATTATCTCAGCGAAAAAGGGATTCAAGTTACAATAGTGGAAATGCTGAAACGTTCACCCGTCCTGAAAATCACGTCCCATGGTTACATGCTGCATAACCGTCTGCGGGAAAGAAAATGCCGGATGATCTTCGGCGTGGAAGTCAAGAGCATCGGCGACGGCTGCGTCGAATGCAGCATGGAAGGTGAACTGTCCGAGATTTCTCCTGTTGATCAGGTAGTGGTCGCCGTTGGAATGAAGCCCGTCAACGCACTCAAGGACGTTCTGGAGAAACTCGGGATTCCCTTTGCCGTTGTCGGTGATGCCGGCAAGCCCAGAAGAATCATTGAAGCAACGGAAGAAGGCGCGCGCGCAGCCTGGGATCTGTAA
- a CDS encoding acyl-CoA dehydrogenase, translated as MDTFPWWSEAQIKLAEDAGKFVDDVLMPVGMRGIVKNEFAREASKLMAGQDWFGALVPKKYGGHFEDWGVTGAAILNEEAARAGVVGPLGTTMFGSATQLLHNGNEEQKQKWLPKMAKGELLGCITMTEPYAGSDIASIESTAVRDGDSYIINGKKRFQTTAAAADLYLCYFRTSLKPEDRAAYRHLSAFVVEKGAPGFHIERVNDMIGMFGNYNGNLTFDQARIPVFNRLGQEGDGWKIMMGGLNVERILNAAPILGMMRECIRYTKQHLERRLQFGRPTGDIATNQFKLADMISKLYLGRLVMYYSCHCIDLGREIPVESAISKLFAADSLMETALEAIQCMGGNGALKIYPVQRIMQDAKLTQIAAGTSEVLKLLIYRQGTKRLKDDLKIPQRMIDPDLKVPLPVGQPPARTKARSEADVLQILAENYRVNPGLHMTMDDIREWLEITDADLIKYLEILEAAGKAGLYRTRQGIALARVTLAGLQLAHPPEYYRYIPEWAKAEDMF; from the coding sequence ATGGATACTTTCCCGTGGTGGAGTGAAGCCCAGATCAAACTGGCCGAGGACGCCGGGAAATTTGTCGACGATGTGCTGATGCCGGTGGGCATGCGCGGCATCGTAAAAAATGAATTCGCCCGGGAGGCTTCAAAGCTGATGGCCGGACAGGATTGGTTCGGCGCCCTGGTCCCGAAAAAATACGGCGGCCATTTTGAAGACTGGGGTGTGACGGGTGCGGCGATTCTCAACGAAGAAGCCGCCCGCGCCGGTGTGGTCGGCCCATTGGGGACCACCATGTTCGGCAGCGCTACGCAGCTGCTGCACAATGGAAACGAGGAACAAAAACAGAAGTGGCTCCCGAAAATGGCCAAAGGAGAGCTCTTAGGATGCATCACCATGACGGAGCCTTATGCGGGCTCCGATATCGCGTCGATCGAATCAACGGCCGTGCGCGACGGCGACAGTTATATCATCAACGGGAAAAAAAGATTTCAAACAACCGCTGCGGCGGCCGATCTTTATCTGTGCTATTTCCGGACCAGCCTCAAACCGGAGGACCGGGCTGCCTATCGTCATCTGAGCGCTTTTGTCGTGGAGAAAGGCGCTCCCGGCTTCCATATCGAGAGAGTCAATGACATGATCGGCATGTTTGGTAATTACAACGGTAATCTGACCTTCGATCAGGCCAGGATTCCCGTGTTCAACCGTCTGGGGCAGGAAGGCGACGGATGGAAGATCATGATGGGCGGCCTGAATGTCGAAAGAATTTTGAATGCCGCCCCGATCCTGGGCATGATGCGGGAGTGCATCCGTTATACCAAGCAGCATTTGGAAAGAAGGTTGCAGTTCGGCCGCCCCACCGGCGATATCGCCACCAACCAGTTCAAGCTCGCGGATATGATTTCGAAGCTTTACCTCGGCAGACTGGTGATGTACTATTCCTGCCACTGCATCGACCTGGGACGTGAAATTCCTGTTGAGTCCGCCATCTCCAAGCTCTTTGCGGCTGACTCGCTGATGGAGACGGCATTGGAAGCCATCCAGTGCATGGGCGGAAACGGCGCTCTGAAAATTTATCCCGTGCAGCGCATCATGCAGGACGCCAAGCTGACGCAGATTGCCGCGGGAACCTCGGAAGTCCTGAAACTGCTCATCTATCGTCAGGGCACCAAACGCCTGAAAGACGATTTGAAAATCCCACAGCGGATGATCGATCCCGACCTGAAAGTTCCGCTGCCTGTCGGTCAACCGCCGGCCCGCACCAAAGCCCGCAGCGAAGCGGATGTGCTGCAGATTCTGGCGGAGAATTACCGGGTTAATCCGGGATTGCACATGACGATGGACGACATCCGGGAATGGCTCGAAATTACGGATGCGGATCTGATCAAATACCTTGAGATCCTGGAAGCAGCAGGAAAGGCGGGCCTGTACCGCACCCGCCAGGGCATTGCTCTGGCCAGAGTGACCCTGGCCGGACTTCAACTGGCTCATCCTCCGGAGTATTATCGATATATCCCCGAATGGGCAAAAGCGGAAGATATGTTTTAA
- a CDS encoding carboxyl transferase encodes MPFEQELDQLEKRREKARRMGGPAKIKIQHDKNKLTARERIPRLLDPDTFLEVGMFNCSDVPGMEDKTPADSKIGGYGKINGRPVAVIANDFTVLAATSSRVAARKEVDIKSEAVRRGFPLVYLGEAGGARMPDIMGAKGLASFGGGGYDTFVQAMSRVRKSPQVTAIMGECYGMPTWMACLSDFVVQVKGSAMGVSGPRVLELAIGEKISDEELGGWKVHAEITGNVDRVAENDEECLDIIREYLAYMPAHCDEKPPVMAVPDGSGSGMDKILNILPEKRNRAYDMNKILSTIVDGGILFPVKPSFAKSVITSLARLNGEVVGIVANQPSFGAGAIDTNGIDKITSFLVLCDSFNIPLLFFEDTPGFLVGKEAERNRVGARVMNFMNALGQITVPKITVIVRKAYGMAFHTMAGPGCRTDFIVAWPTAEVSFVAPEIAANIVFAGKMANSPELKEQKDKYISEMVRDSAPYSAVGAHFFHDVIDPRETRNYLIRALNICVDQRTGGIGEHRLANWPTKF; translated from the coding sequence ATGCCATTTGAGCAGGAACTGGATCAGCTGGAAAAACGCAGGGAAAAGGCCCGCCGGATGGGCGGACCCGCAAAAATCAAAATACAACACGACAAGAATAAATTGACCGCGCGGGAACGGATACCGCGTCTTTTGGACCCCGATACCTTTCTGGAAGTGGGGATGTTCAATTGTTCGGACGTTCCGGGCATGGAAGATAAAACGCCCGCGGACAGTAAAATAGGCGGTTACGGCAAAATCAACGGCCGGCCTGTGGCAGTCATCGCCAATGACTTTACCGTCCTTGCAGCAACCAGCAGCCGGGTGGCCGCGCGCAAGGAAGTGGATATCAAAAGTGAAGCGGTTCGCAGAGGCTTTCCGCTGGTCTATCTGGGCGAGGCCGGCGGAGCGAGAATGCCCGACATCATGGGGGCCAAGGGGCTGGCGTCCTTCGGAGGCGGCGGCTATGACACCTTTGTGCAGGCCATGAGCCGCGTGCGCAAGTCGCCCCAGGTCACTGCCATTATGGGGGAATGCTACGGTATGCCCACCTGGATGGCGTGCCTTTCGGATTTTGTCGTCCAGGTCAAGGGTAGCGCCATGGGCGTATCCGGGCCCCGCGTGCTGGAACTGGCGATCGGTGAAAAGATTTCGGATGAGGAGCTGGGCGGATGGAAGGTCCATGCGGAAATCACCGGCAATGTAGACCGCGTCGCGGAAAACGATGAAGAATGCCTGGACATCATCCGTGAGTATTTAGCCTATATGCCCGCGCATTGTGATGAAAAGCCGCCGGTCATGGCGGTGCCTGATGGTTCCGGCAGCGGCATGGATAAAATCCTGAATATTCTGCCGGAAAAAAGAAACCGCGCTTATGACATGAATAAGATTTTAAGCACGATTGTCGACGGCGGCATTTTATTTCCGGTCAAGCCATCTTTTGCCAAAAGCGTCATCACGTCACTCGCGCGGTTAAACGGCGAAGTGGTCGGCATTGTCGCCAATCAGCCGTCTTTCGGCGCCGGCGCAATCGACACCAACGGCATCGACAAAATTACCAGCTTCCTGGTTTTATGCGATTCCTTCAATATTCCTCTGCTCTTTTTCGAAGACACGCCGGGATTTCTGGTCGGGAAGGAAGCGGAGCGCAACCGTGTCGGCGCCCGGGTGATGAATTTCATGAATGCCCTGGGGCAGATCACCGTTCCCAAGATTACGGTGATTGTCCGCAAGGCTTATGGCATGGCTTTTCACACCATGGCCGGACCGGGATGCAGAACGGATTTTATTGTCGCCTGGCCGACGGCCGAGGTGAGTTTTGTCGCGCCGGAGATCGCCGCCAATATTGTCTTTGCCGGAAAAATGGCCAATTCGCCCGAGCTCAAAGAACAAAAAGACAAGTACATCTCAGAGATGGTCAGAGACAGCGCCCCCTATTCGGCGGTCGGCGCCCATTTCTTCCACGACGTCATCGACCCGCGCGAGACGCGCAATTACCTTATCCGCGCCCTGAACATCTGCGTGGATCAGCGCACGGGAGGTATCGGCGAACACCGGCTCGCCAACTGGCCGACCAAGTTCTGA